From Nicotiana tabacum cultivar K326 chromosome 15, ASM71507v2, whole genome shotgun sequence, the proteins below share one genomic window:
- the LOC142169843 gene encoding uncharacterized protein LOC142169843 — protein MTISAKQQNGSVGTTAAMATALQRFISEDVPILGEETPKNERFVVTEAWKHSDFLCKNYILSFLEDGLYSVYSVMKTSSELWNALEKKYKSEDAGLKKFVAAKFLDFKMVNGKSVITQVQELQVIVHDLLAEGMVKNEAFQVAAFIEKLPPLWKDFKNYLKHKRKEMTLEDLIIRLRIEEDNKATEKKSRGNSTIMGANIVEKASTSKKRKKSSGPKNYPSKKKFKGNCHNCGKVGHKAAECRAPKKDKKKSQADMIEKNDEIDDLCAMFSECNLVGNPREWWIDSGETRHVCANKEMFTSYAPAGPNEIVFTANSTTTKIEGTCKIALTMTSGKIVTLNDVFMFLKCGRI, from the exons atgacaataagTGCGAAACAACAGAATGGTTCTGTTGGGACTACTGCTGCAATGGCAACAGC TTTACAGCGCTTTATCAGCGAAGACGTTCCAATTCTGGGAGAAGAAACTCCTAAAAATGAGCGATTTGTGGTCACTGAGGCatggaagcattctgacttcttATGCAAAAACTATATTTTAAGTTTTTTGGAAGACGGCTTGTACAGTGTTTATAGCGTCATGAAAACATCAAGTGAATTGTGGAATGCTCTTGAAAAGAAGTACAAGTCTGAAGATGCTGGACTAAAGAAGTTTGTGGCCGCCAaatttttggatttcaaaatGGTTAACGGTAAATCTGTCATAACGCAAGTCCAAGAAttgcaagttattgttcatgacctccttgctgaaggtatggtcaaAAATGAAGCGTTTCAAGTTGCGGCATTTATTGAAAAgctgcctccgttgtggaaggactttaagAATTACTTAAAACATAAGCGCAAGGAGATGACGCTTGAAGACCTTATTATTCGTCTACGGATTGAAGAGGACAACAAGGCTActgagaagaagtctcgtggaaattcaacaattaTGGGTGCAAATATTGTTGAGAAAGCTTCAAcgagcaaaaagagaaagaagtcgTCTGGTCCAAAGAATTACCCAAGCAAAAAAAAGTTCAAAGGTAATTGCCACAACTGTGGAAAGGTTGGACACAAGGCTGCTGAATGTCGTGCACCAAAGAAGGACAAGAAGAAAAGTCAAGCAGACATGATTGAGAAGAATGATGAAATAGACGATTTATGTGCCATGTTTTCGGAGTGCAACCTAGTCGGAAATCCTAGAGAATGGTGGATTGATTCGGGGGAAACTCGTcatgtttgtgctaacaaggagATGTTCACTTCTTATGCTCCCGCTGGACCCAACGAGATAGTTTTTACGGCAAATTCCACTACTACAAAAATTGAAGGAACATGCAAGATAGCTTTGACGATGACTTCTGGAAAGATTGTGACTCTAAATGATGTCTTCATGTTCCTGAAATGCGGAAGAATTTAG
- the LOC107818131 gene encoding geranylgeranyl transferase type-2 subunit beta 1 isoform X1 — MTHERHPHLGLKNRPVSESQRRRFASDLSPANSISFFPGDMGELQVERHVAYILTVEKRKDDFESVVMEHLRLNGAYWGLTTLDILGKLDAVDKDEVISWVMQCQHESGGFGGNIGHDPHMLYTLSAIQVLALFGKLHVLDIDKVSSYIAGLQNEDGSFSGDMWGEVDTRFSYIAICSLALLRQLDKIDVGKAVKYIVSCKNVDGGFGCTPGAESHAGQIFCCVGALAITGSLHHVDKDLLGWWLCERQVKSGGLNGRPEKLPDVCYSWWVLSSLIMIDRVHWIDKEKLAKFILDCQDKEKGGISDRPDDAVDVFHTYFGVAGLSLLEYPGLKPIDPAYALPVSVVNKVILGK; from the exons ATGACCCATGAGAGGCATCCTCATttgggattgaagaaccgaccCGTTTCAGAGTCTCAACGTCGGCGATTTGCTTCTGATCTTTCTCCGGCGAATTCAATCTCTTTTTTTCCCGGTGAT ATGGGAGAACTGCAGGTGGAAAGGCATGTTGCGTACATTTTAACAGTTGAAAAG AGGAAAGATGATTTTGAATCTGTGGTGATGGAGCATCTGAGGTTAAATGGGGCATACTGGGGATTGACAACTCTTGATATTTTGGGAAAGCTTGATGCTGTGGATAAAGATGAAGTTATTTCATGGGTCATGCAGTGCCAACACGAATCCG GTGGATTTGGTGGTAACATTGGACATGATCCGCATATGCTGTATACACTTAGTGCTATTCAAGTCTTGGCCCTATTTGGTAAACTACATGTTCTTGACATTGATAAGGTGTCAAGCT ATATTGCAGGCCTGCAAAATGAAGATGGATCCTTTTCTGGTGATATGTGGGGTGAAGTTGACACACG GTTCTCTTACATTGCAATCTGTTCTCTAGCACTGCTGCGCCAGTTGGATAAAATTGATGTTGGAAAAGCAGTGAAATATATTGTAAGTTGCAAGAATGTGGATGGTGGATTTGGATGCACACCCGGAGCAGAATCTCATGCTGGGCAAA TTTTCTGTTGTGTGGGAGCTCTTGCTATAACTGGTTCTCTGCATCATGTTGATAAGGACCTCCTTGGTTGGTGGTTATGCGAAAGACAAGTTAAATCTGGAGGTCTAAATGGGCGTCCCGAGAAGCTTCCTGAT GTCTGCTACTCTTGGTGGGTTCTTTCCAGCTTAATCATGATTGACAGAGTGCACTGGATCGACAAGGAGAAGCTTGCAAAATTTATTTTGGACTGTCAG GATAAAGAGAAGGGTGGAATTTCAGATAGGCCAGATGATGCGGTTGATGTCTTCCACACTTACTTTGGAGTCGCTG GGCTTTCACTTCTTGAATATCCAGGGCTGAAACCTATAGATCCTGCTTATGCCTTGCCTGTTAGTGTTGTAAATAAAGTTATCCTTGGGAAATAA
- the LOC107818131 gene encoding geranylgeranyl transferase type-2 subunit beta 1 isoform X2: MTHERHPHLGLKNRPVSESQRRRFASDLSPANSISFFPGDMGELQVERHVAYILTVEKRKDDFESVVMEHLRLNGAYWGLTTLDILGKLDAVDKDEVISWVMQCQHESGGFGGNIGHDPHMLYTLSAIQVLALFDIAGLQNEDGSFSGDMWGEVDTRFSYIAICSLALLRQLDKIDVGKAVKYIVSCKNVDGGFGCTPGAESHAGQIFCCVGALAITGSLHHVDKDLLGWWLCERQVKSGGLNGRPEKLPDVCYSWWVLSSLIMIDRVHWIDKEKLAKFILDCQDKEKGGISDRPDDAVDVFHTYFGVAGLSLLEYPGLKPIDPAYALPVSVVNKVILGK, from the exons ATGACCCATGAGAGGCATCCTCATttgggattgaagaaccgaccCGTTTCAGAGTCTCAACGTCGGCGATTTGCTTCTGATCTTTCTCCGGCGAATTCAATCTCTTTTTTTCCCGGTGAT ATGGGAGAACTGCAGGTGGAAAGGCATGTTGCGTACATTTTAACAGTTGAAAAG AGGAAAGATGATTTTGAATCTGTGGTGATGGAGCATCTGAGGTTAAATGGGGCATACTGGGGATTGACAACTCTTGATATTTTGGGAAAGCTTGATGCTGTGGATAAAGATGAAGTTATTTCATGGGTCATGCAGTGCCAACACGAATCCG GTGGATTTGGTGGTAACATTGGACATGATCCGCATATGCTGTATACACTTAGTGCTATTCAAGTCTTGGCCCTATTTG ATATTGCAGGCCTGCAAAATGAAGATGGATCCTTTTCTGGTGATATGTGGGGTGAAGTTGACACACG GTTCTCTTACATTGCAATCTGTTCTCTAGCACTGCTGCGCCAGTTGGATAAAATTGATGTTGGAAAAGCAGTGAAATATATTGTAAGTTGCAAGAATGTGGATGGTGGATTTGGATGCACACCCGGAGCAGAATCTCATGCTGGGCAAA TTTTCTGTTGTGTGGGAGCTCTTGCTATAACTGGTTCTCTGCATCATGTTGATAAGGACCTCCTTGGTTGGTGGTTATGCGAAAGACAAGTTAAATCTGGAGGTCTAAATGGGCGTCCCGAGAAGCTTCCTGAT GTCTGCTACTCTTGGTGGGTTCTTTCCAGCTTAATCATGATTGACAGAGTGCACTGGATCGACAAGGAGAAGCTTGCAAAATTTATTTTGGACTGTCAG GATAAAGAGAAGGGTGGAATTTCAGATAGGCCAGATGATGCGGTTGATGTCTTCCACACTTACTTTGGAGTCGCTG GGCTTTCACTTCTTGAATATCCAGGGCTGAAACCTATAGATCCTGCTTATGCCTTGCCTGTTAGTGTTGTAAATAAAGTTATCCTTGGGAAATAA